One window from the genome of Cucumis melo cultivar AY chromosome 10, USDA_Cmelo_AY_1.0, whole genome shotgun sequence encodes:
- the LOC103496380 gene encoding uncharacterized protein LOC103496380 encodes MQRRIADEVNISDKHQSYMSIMDLIHKAGLEKTISNVGPLYPQLIRELIVNLPDVFNNPSSADYQTVHIKGFKFVISPAVINGFLGNTIDIDCSPSCPTTEVLATVLSGGTLSTWPVNGIPATALSVKYAIIHKIGITNWFPSSHASSVSATLGTFLYQICNDDKLFSSLLLHLNGAVLTATNAPEPEPKTIALSYRLFQGDMSDIDHDVHPTQGPRIFDTTDWDESAKGFYMDRELAARIVNSLAAESRALTTFITLLSERQLEVDALLRHLKSLAPSTSRQQPSSG; translated from the exons ATGCAGAGGAGAATTGCCGATGAGGTAAATATATCTGACAAACACCAATCCTACATGAGTATCATGGACCTTATCCATAAGGCTGGTTTGGAAAAAACTATCTCGAATGTTGGTCCTTTATATCCCCAGTTAATTAGAGAATTGATCGTCAATCTGCCTGATGTGTTTAATAATCCGAGTAGTGCTGATTATCAGACGGTGCATATTAAAGGGTTCAAATTTGTGATTTCTCCTGCTGTGATAAATGGTTTTCTTGGGAATACTATTGATATTGACTGCTCTCCATCATGTCCTACTACTGAGGTTCTAGCTACTGTCTTATCTGGAGGGACCTTGTCCACATGGCCTGTGAATGGAATTCCTGCGACTGCTCTCAGCGTCAAGTATGCCATTATACACAAGATTGGCATTACCAATTGGTTCCCTTCCTCACATGCCTCCAGTGTATCTGCTACTTTAGGTACATTTTTGTATCAAATTTGTAATGATGATAAA TTGTTCTCCAGTCTGCTACTTCACCTAAATGGAGCGGTGCTTACTGCAACTAATGCTCCTGAACCTGAACCTAAGACAATTGCTCTTAGTTACAGACTCTTTCAAGGTGATATGTCTGATATTGACCATGATGTGCATCCGACTCAGGGTCCACGTATTTTTGACACTACTGACTGGGATGAGTCTGCTAAAGGCTTTTATATGGATCGGGAGTTGGCTGCCCGCATTGTAAATTCCTTGGCTGCTGAATCTCGTGCACTGACTACCTTCATCACTCTGTTATCTGAACGTCAATTAGAGGTTGATGCTCTTCTTCGACATTTGAAGTCTTTGGCACCATCCACTAGTCGTCAGCAACCATCATCTGGTTAA
- the LOC127151154 gene encoding uncharacterized mitochondrial protein AtMg00810-like: MSMVGKLSCFLGLQIKQKNDGIFISQEKYARNMVKKFGLEQARNKRTPTVTHVKLTKNTEGVEVDHKLYRSKVANLLYLTASRPDIAYAVGICACYQADPHITHLEAVKRILKYVHGTSDFGMMYSYDTTPTLVGYCDAD; this comes from the coding sequence ATgagtatggttggaaagctttcATGCTTTTTGGGACTTCAAATTAAGCAAAAGAATGATGGCATTTTCATATCTCAGGAAAAGTATGCCAGGAATATGGTCAAAAAGTTTGGTTTGGAACAAGCTCGAAATAAGCGGACTCCAACTGTGACACATGTTAAACTTACAAAAAACACTGAAGGTGTTGAAGTTGATCACAAACTTTATAGGAGTAAAGTAGCCAACCTATTATACTTAACAGCAAGTCGACCTGACATAGCTTATGCTGTGGGAATATGTGCTTGTTATCAGGCGGATCCCCACATCACTCACCTAGAAGCTGTTAAACGAATTCTTAAATACGTTCATGGGACCAGTGACTTTGGAATGATGTATTCATATGATACCACCCCCACTCtagttggatattgtgatgctgaCTAG